From the genome of Medicago truncatula cultivar Jemalong A17 chromosome 2, MtrunA17r5.0-ANR, whole genome shotgun sequence:
tggtgcaaatttcggtgggctaagtccatacagaacttgctctggctttaaacgggccccgcaagtgggcggtgggattggtcccctcggattagtcgattttTTGAttggataccgagttttcaaaaaataaaataaaatatgatatgattattattgtaatttattgtttttttctttcttcagaaTAGTCCTTGGTAATTGTTGTAACTTTTGATTGCTTCAAGATAGGTTTAGTATTTGATTGGACTGTATGTAAGATAGATACATTTTGTGGGATTGATTTGTggttgtttaattttgtttgtagtTAACAAATGATCAATTCCACTTCTAAACGAGAACAATTTTGATAAAGTGGTTCAAGGCTAATTGGAGTGAAGCATGGGATTCCAGAtcttaaactttttcaaattctCTATGAAAGGGCTGATGATATTATTGTTGATATTTCTAAGCCACTCTGTAGCACACTCTACTTCTTCATCAGAGACTACGATGCACACTAATAATTGGGCTGTTTTAGTCTGCACCTCTCGTTTCTGGTAAGCTAAGTTTCATGTTTCATTTATAAGATATTCTTTTATACAACAATGGTTTGTTTTTGTCTTATTCTTTGCCGAAGTTCCATGCTAATGATAAATAAGAATACAAATAAGGATGCATggtgataattattttttctttagttGTTTTCTGAGAACATTGACAACTAAGTATGGTATAAAGAGAAAATTTGTATTGCTGATGGTTCTGGTTTATGACTCAAACCAAAACATGACTTGTTTGGTTTACTAAATATGTTGTTTCCCCGTTTCAGGTTTAATTACCGACATATGGCCAATACTTTGTCATTGTATAGGTAATTGTATGAATTTAGCCTTATTTTGAATTGTTTGAATTATGCTTGGTAATGATATATTGCtcattatatattatttcacaTTCAGGACTGTTAAGCGGCTAGGAATACCTGATGAGAGGATCATACTCATGTTAGCAGATGACATGGCATGTAATGCAAGAAACAAGTACCCTGCCCAagtttttaataatgaaaaccATAGACTTAACTTGTACGGGGATAATGTGGAGGTGAGTTTCTAGGTATGCATTTTATGTCTAAAAATATAGAGAAGTTCTTTATTGTTGGCTTGAGCTATTCTTGTTACAAAcctaacaatatttttttcaccATTCTCAAACACTAAAGAATTCATTTCTAAATTTCATACATCTTCGTTTAATAATTACATTCCTAAAATTTGCTTTAAGATTGTAATTACATAATTTAGTGTTGAGTCTGACTTAAAATCTCATCATGTGCAAAAGGGAGGGCGGGTTGTAAAAGCTGTTTTTTTGGATGTCCTCTGTCCCCATGCGTGGGGTGGGTCTGCATGGTCATTTTgacgtttttttttattgggtttGCTGAGTATCAGCGTGTGCGTGGGGTGCACAAACCACTGTCTGTTGTGCGCAGGGTGCGGCACTTCATGCGCAGGGCGCACAGTCACAAACTGTTCTATAAATTGCGCATACTGCATCAGTTTTCAATGTGGGAAAATGTGAATCTTGGGGAACCAAAAGAGGGGACTCTTGGGAGAGGGTTGGTGCCTTTTGGGGAGGGAATGATGGGATGGGAAACACATGAGAAGGTGAGATATTTGTATGAAACTTGGGTGAATATAGGGTTTACCAAAAGAGGGGATCCTTGGAAAACTACAGGTTAAGGATTGTTTCTTTCTGGGATAGATTATAGGGCtgggaaacaattgtaaacaccttgggtacaTAAATCATTgggtctcttggtcacgggaagagatttgggaaaagggtagaaattaaagttttttcttGGAGAACTTGTTGAaggctaatttcttgtaacccttgtATCTCTTTGCAAGAAACTCTTTGATAATGGATTGGAGAGATCTATCTTCTCCAGACGTAGGTCACGTTTGggccgaactgggtaaacaaatattGGTGTGTTGTTCCTCTTCTCTACCGCTCTTTTATCATGTTGCTCTTTGATTCGATTGTGGATTTGCTTTACATTGATCTTAgatctgttgttgttgttgcttgacTATTTGGTTATTGGTTGCCACTGacacttgctccacacatctaagTTTGTTGGTGTGAGTTTTGATCCAAATTCACAACATTTAGTTTGAAAGCTGCTGATTTGCCCGATGAAACTTATTCAGAAGCTATCTCTTGCATgtgtttttctttaattattgtttatgcttttcttaTAGCAATGAGTGTTTTTGGAAATCCGCGTTACTTTGAGTTGTTATATGGTGTCCACTGTTCAGTGTTTAAAAGGAATGATTgcttttctttaatttcttctCTCATATAACTTAACTCTATCTCTTTAGTGTTTAAAAGAGAATATATTTGACCCTTATTAACTTATCTTAGTACTCTTGATATGTATTAACTTTTAGAGGATGTTTCTTTTGCTTGCAATTCCTCAGGTAGATTATCGGGGCTATGAAGTAAATGTGGAAAACTTTATGCGGGTACTAACAGGTCGTCATGAGAATGCTGTTCCAAGGTCCAAACGACTTCTTAGTGATGAAGGAAGTCATATTCTTTTATATATGACAGGGCATGGAGGGGATGAGTTTTTGAAGTTTCAGGACTCAGAAGAGCTTCAAAGTCACGATTTAGCTGATGTTGTGAAGCAAATGAAAGAGAAGCACAGGTAAGCATATCCTGTTTGAAAGAAAGCGACAAAGCATATGAGAGAATTGTGTGCCAATCTGTGAAGTGCAGAGATGGACAATAGACATGACACAGGCTTACAACAGAAAATAATGTCCAAAATATAAGACAGGGACTCATATATATGAGGAATCAAATTACACACATATCTTAAAACAACCGTTGAATTGAAAGTTTATATAGATTATCTTAGTAAATTTTTAAGTAAATCTGAAATCATATGATATGTTATTGAGGTGCGTCAAGATTAACGTCTTATGTTCTTTTATTAAATGACGTTAAATTTGTTGCGTCTCATTAAAATACCAAATAATTTTAGGTTTCTTTAGAAATATACAGTGATGATCAACTTTCAATCTAATGGTTTCTTTAGAAATATACACTACCGAAGTATTACACTGGTGTAAATTTGAGGCCtactctgtgtgtgtgtgtgtgtcaatGTTATCAACAGCGAATTGTGGGGGTGCCTTCTATTTGACATAGTAGACAGCGTTGTGGGAACTTTTCCGAAGTTACAAAATGGTTGAAACAAATCAACTATGCATTAAAAAGTATGCTGTAAATGAATAAAGCTAAGTTGCGCACAAAAGCATAAAGAACTCATATTTTCTCCTCATAATGTGAATGGTTAGGTTTAAGGAGCTGCTGATAATGGTGGATACCTGCCAAGCCTCTACCCTGTTCTCACAGGTCTGATAATGCTATTGTCTGTATATGTTACTCGAAAATTCCGATGTCAATCCTCATACATTGAGAGTGTAGATCTGGTGTGTTCATTTGCATATAACGATTACTACCATTCTTTAAATTGATATTTGCTAAGTTGTAATGCAGCCATTGTGTTCGTCATTAGATGGTATTTTATTGATTGCTGTCCTTTGGGGTTGTTATGCAATTTGTTTGGGGTATAAGGAAGTCCAttcttaaatattttctttctgcATTAATGACGGTTAGCTTACGCTTAGTCATGAACATCCATCCCTATAGAAAGATTTACAAATATCCTTTACAGTGTTATGGTTGAAACACATATATACATGCAGAATTAATCATAACATATTTCGCTGTCACTAGCCACGCAGTTTCAAAGTTGTCCTCCTGaaatttataattgattaatATGCAATAATGAGATACTTATTTCTCTCTCCGATTGTTCTCCTTAAGTTTTGTCCTTATGGGGTTCTCCTCTTTCTTGATCTTGACAGCTCCATTCACCAGGTGTTTTGGCAATTGGAAGCAGCATGAAAGGACAGAACTCATATTCGCATCACTTGGACCCAGATGTATGTATGAACTTAATAGTTGTTATGATTATAGAAACATAGTGAGAGATCGGTGAGATAAATGATGAATACGAATTGTTATTCTTCATTATTATAGGGTCAGAGAACTGGAGCAATTTCTGACTGCTACAAAACTCATTACAACAAAATGTCACAGCTTGGATACAGCTGTCATCCTTAACAAGAGATATAATTCTTATGATCTGAGTGCATAGTACCCTGGTACCACACAAAACTCTATCAGTCCCCCACAAACTCAGTGTGTCGAAAGTATCTGGTAGCTGCTGTGCACAATGAGTTTAGCTTTAAGATCAGAAAACGTGAGTCTTGGACATAGGTTTAGTTAGTATACGAGCAACTTGCTCTTGGAAAGGCACTTAACTGACAACCAGGGACTACTTGTATGCTCCAGCTTGAATGGGAATgttagaaaatattaatattcctTAGCTTTACAACATCCTTGATTAGTGCtaattagaattagaataaatataaagggaaaagggcaacccggtgcactaaagctctcACATActcagggtccgggaagggttCCCACCatttttggtgtattgtacgcagccttaccctgttttttacacaagaggctgtttccaggacttgaacccgtgacttttcagtcacatgacaacaactttaccagttgcatCAAGGTTACCCCTTAGAATTAGAATTATATATGAACAACTAAAATTGTCTTTTGTGGCATCTCTCATATTCTCTCCGATTGttgaataataatatcaaacaaCTAAAATTGTCTTTTGTACTTCTTTTGAATATTATGCAGGTGGGTGTATCAGTTGTTGATCGTTTTACATTCTACACTCTTGCCTTCTTTGAGAGGCTGAATATATATGACAATGCTTCATTGAGCAGGTAAACATTTTTAAGCTGTTTCAGGCTAAGTATTTCATCCTTACTATTAAGTGTCCGTACTgtatgttcctctttctgtaTGTTCTTTTGGTTGAATTTTACTTTCCAAACTTGTTCTTGCAGTTGTTTCTTTGGGTTGTAACAGGCCTATCATTGTTCATATTTTCAGTAATTTGTATATGCACAAAACCATTACATTTATTTGTTAATGTTAAAGTTAAGAATCTTTAGATATCCCTTTAATTGTACAACTTCCTAGATTGATTGTATAACTCCTAGAGTATTCAACTTCCTAGGCTAGTGCTTACTAAATAAGCattcaatgtatttattgtAAAGCCATTATAAATACAAGCTGTGTGATCTCATTATTGATACACAGAGAGTTTACACAGACTTCACATATTTTTCAGTTAAGAAAGTTGATAGTCAAGAGCAGCTGAAGTAcacattattaaaaattatatctgCAGTATGTCAAGTAATAGAGTACCTTATTCTTTTGAAGGCTAGATTATTTAATCTGGGATTTTTATCCTTTCTTTGCAGCCTTTTCAATTCATATAATCCAAATTTGTTGATGTCAACGGCATATTACAGAATGGACCTATATCAAAGACATTTAGAGGAGGTAACGAAGTTATGCACATACTTTGAATGTTtgctctttttttaaaaaaaatttattatttgtttatctGGTGAGGAATTTAGCGTCGTTTATTATATATGTTTGGAGGGATTATATGTATAGTCAGATAGGCTGTTTGCATGAATTGCCAATATTGTATCACTGCGTCATGTGAAATTCAGATTGCTATTTTGGAATTTAGTGATGTCTTTTACAAATCAATCTCCAAATATCGAGGGTATCGGTGTACATTCTTATAGAGTATTGTTTGTCTCACATCCCTTAACGGGTGGAAAATCTTGTAGGGAAGAGAGACATAGAAAGGCAAAAGAGCTGTGATAGGTGATCTGAAAGAAAGAGGTGtgagaaaataattattctGTCTTTGTACTTAAGTTACTACCTAAGTACCAAGACGGAAtagtaaaactaaaaatatcttTACACAATTATGCTAGTTTGTTTACTGGTTTAAGATTAATAAAGAtagtccccgtgagcttagctcacttggtaagggataatgcattatgtatgcaggggccggggttcgaaccccggacaccccactatttcacctttaaggtgaatttctccaGCCGCTAGGctgcttgaccaaaaaaaaagattaataaagATAAGAGTCTTACGTGACGAACAAACAAGCACAGTTAGGTTGTTCTATTGTGTTATGCCACTGTATCTTATTTTTTCTGCTTTCATATCATTTGATTCATTTCAAAGGGAGGCCAGGCCACCTTGGGGGCTGGGGCATTAGTTGTAGATGTTGTCATGTGCTAAGAGATTATAGATTCAAGTCTTTAATTACACCTCTTGCAAATGTATGGTTACGAAAAATAGACCGACAATGGGTTTCACACTTACTTGGATCTCACTAGGATGGAAGCTTAGCACTAGGTCTTTTTACTGCCATTTAACAAGTTTTGGaagtatctatatatttttttgtgctTAATTATAAACTACAAGGTAGTCAGGATTGAGATACTACTCAGAATTGTGAAGGTCCCAAGATTGTAAATAATGGGATTGTAATAAAGTTCGTTGGATTCTaccaaaaatattgaaatatatttgaatataaaaaaaatataattgatgtaaGTAAAATCAGAATTGTATAGTTATTTTTGCGCATGTGGATATCTATAGGGCCCAACACTGATTGGCCAAGTACCTGATAGGTTTTATAATATAGACTGTAACCTTGCATGTTTGACTCTagctcaaattttattttaattaaattaattgaattatttattttgattgatcATTTATGTAATATTTGCCACTTGAATGCTTTGTTTGATTAAATTGATGAGTTCATGTTCTATCACTTCTTTCTAGGTACCCGTGACAAACTTTTTTGGCTCTGTAATGGAAACAATACACACTGACTCAGCCTACAGGTCTCAGTCGAACAAAAAATTTG
Proteins encoded in this window:
- the LOC11422295 gene encoding putative GPI-anchor transamidase, with product MGFQILNFFKFSMKGLMILLLIFLSHSVAHSTSSSETTMHTNNWAVLVCTSRFWFNYRHMANTLSLYRTVKRLGIPDERIILMLADDMACNARNKYPAQVFNNENHRLNLYGDNVEVDYRGYEVNVENFMRVLTGRHENAVPRSKRLLSDEGSHILLYMTGHGGDEFLKFQDSEELQSHDLADVVKQMKEKHRFKELLIMVDTCQASTLFSQLHSPGVLAIGSSMKGQNSYSHHLDPDVGVSVVDRFTFYTLAFFERLNIYDNASLSSLFNSYNPNLLMSTAYYRMDLYQRHLEEVPVTNFFGSVMETIHTDSAYRSQSNKKFGGPEIKMPLDQSISDNDRRILRNSVDEDQPNKLSTEENFHGVGQLWNTIISKVNTFESADTFVCYGLGSMVPLLIISVWLSS